The Zea mays cultivar B73 chromosome 7, Zm-B73-REFERENCE-NAM-5.0, whole genome shotgun sequence DNA segment TTGGTGTTGCTTTTGAAACTGAACTCGCTGAGCTACCATTGAAATTTGTTGCCGTCCTAATGGAAAGATTCATCCGAATACATTTGTGATGATAAAAAATTACCAATTTGTTTTTATGCACCTAAATGTTAATAGTTCATACTTGTGCTGGTTTGATTCAACCATTCAGGGTGCAGTGGTTGGGACAATCACATATCTTAGTAACTTGTATGGCATCTGACTTGCATATATTCTTTTTTAGTTTTTCTGAATAAACGAATCTGAACAATTATTCACAGTGATGCCCTATTTGTCTGCCAAGAATCAGTTAACACTGATATTTTTTATCTGGCTAACTGGTCTGGTAGCTTTGATGATGTTTCAGTAACCTAATGCAGAATTATTTGATAGGTCTCGTGCCTTCGTTCATTGGGAAATATCCCATGCAGTACATGTAATAATCATATATCAAATCTTTGTTGTGCccaatttactagctacttctttgTCTTGACCACAATTTTTCCCAAAAATTTTGCAAGATATATGGCTACAAATCAGCTATCTGGAACGCTTCTAAAGGAGCTGGGAAAGCTTACTAATCATATCTCATTATAGTAGTTCTCCACTAATTGTTTACTTTAGCTGCTAAGTTATACATTAAACATGCTAACTGATAGTGACGAGTGGGTGCCATGAGGACGagcatgagagagagagagagagcaggaaACACATAAGAGAATCCCAGCAACAACTCTATTGCTTTGCTTCATTTCCTCAACCATTTCTTAGGAATATTTACCCCTTCCTAATGCATTCACTTTAGTTTTGAATGTATCTAGAAGTTCACTGTATTCAGTTAGATGTAGCTATCGTTATAGCTCTTTCTTTGACAAACTCATATAGCTCTCCTACTACTCAATTGAAAGGGTAAGACTGTAAAGGTGCAGAACAAATCCGTGTGGAGGTCATGGTAAGAGAACACATATCCGTGTAAGAAAACATTGGATCTGTTGCTGACATTAATCTTCCTTGTGGATATTCAGGAGATGGTCTTGTTCATACTATTTGCTGTCAGCATTTCTTTCATTCACTCTACTCTTTATCAGAGTAAAGGTATGTGGTCACTAACAAACTTGTGTGTTCTTCATTTGAACCTATAATCATGTACTCATTGACTACATTTTTAATGCATCCCCTATTGAAATGAAATTAATTGCAACAGTCCAGTGATTAGATTTTATGAATGTAGAATTTGTGCCTTTAACTCTCGTGGCAACTGTTTAGCTTCTATGAATATTTGCTCAAGGTCTGGATCTAGGGGAATAAAACTGACCATGTAAAACACTACATGTTTGGGACTATTGTCAACCTGGTTTCACAATGTTAAGTAGGCAttgcaatttatttgattcaACATGGATAACAATTCCATTCATGTTTTTCATTTTAGACAAATGTGGGAGACATCAATGGAAGGTCAATTAAGTTTAACAAAGAAAACTACACcatctaattactactacatttgtGAAAAGAATGGTGGCTCATTGTCTGACAAGGTAATGTATCCTCATTCAGTTGTGTGTTCTTTATTGTTGGCAGGCTGCTTGCTGAAGCTTATCCCCCATTCTTCTCTAAAGTTCTAACAAGTTCTGCTTGTGACAAACACAGATGGATGAACTTGCTTGCTTTGCCCCTGATATGCTGGCATTAGGAGCCTCTGGTTATGGGCCAGAAAAATCAGAGCAAATTATGAATATGGCAAAAGAGGTAAATCCTTGTGGTAATCCTCCTGGTTTTCGAAGATTTCAAGTCTTTGCATGACACACTTGAGAATGAATATGGTTTTATTTCTGTTTGCTGGTATGACTTTTTCCCTTTTCCATTTATGTCATAGCTTGCTAGGACCTTCTATAATTTCTACCAAACCACTCCCACGAAGTTGGCTGGCGAAAATTATTTTTTCCATGCTGGATAGGTAGTATGGCACCCCTTTATTTTTCCTCTTCCAATAATAAAAATCTTGTACCAAACCATCAATTCTGAATGTTATTTTCCTACTAAGCATAGGACATGAGTGTGGGCACATCGTGGAACATCTTGAGACCGGAGACTGTTGAATCACTTATGTACCTATGGCGCTTGACGGGGAATACAACATACCAAGATTGGGGGTGGGACATATTCCAGGCATTTGAGAAGAACTTCCGTGTAGAATTTGGATATGTGGGACTGAGAGATGTATGTTTCCTCACGACTCCCATTGATGAATTTCTGCTGAATAACATTTGTCTGACACAGCTATTGTTGGAACATTTGTGTTCAGGTGAACACTGGTGAAAAAGATAACATGATgcagagcttcttcctggcagaGACGCTCAAGTATCTCTACCTACTTTTCTTTCCTCCATCAGTCATATCCTTTGAGGACTGGGTTTTCAATACTGAAGCTCACCCATTAAGAATTGCTCCAGTAAATGGTAACAAAGGCATTGGAACACCGGTCCGTCCATTCGGGAGAAAACAGGGAAAGCCTGAGTAACCTTGGATAAAGAGGAGTGGATTTTTTTTGAATCCGACGTCTGAGTCTGGCCTCCCTGATGAAGATGTGTTCTGACACGAGGGAACTTTCTGCCTGAAGTAGCAAGGGTTAGAAATCACGGCAATAGATTGTTTAGAGAGAAAAATCATAGGTAGATCATGATGCTATATGCGGGGCAGTGACCTCCATGGGTGGTATGGTCGGAGCTCAAGAGCCCCCATAGAAGCTTTTATATTTGGACTTGCTTACGCCCCCATAGAAGCTTTTATATTTGGACCTCTGCGGAGTTGTATTGTCATTATTTGGTTATAGTTATTACTTTTTTTCAGATATGTTTTATACAtataagttgtttatggctttcGTTAAGTACTTCGTTCTCCTCTGGAGTCATTTACTATGTTACAAAAAGGTTCACATTACTTTATAAAGTTGTTTTGTTACATTATTCTCTTGTGCGACCATGCCATTTTGTGCTATTAATTAAAATGAACGAACGGAACTCATTTGCATGTTTATAAATAAGAAACTGAAAACAAAGTTTCTTTTTGTGATATGGTGATTAGTATGTTCGAGTCAAGGTAGACTAAATATAGTACTagcaaataaaaatcaaacagagtatgcaagaTTTAAATAATTCTAAGCTAGGTACCATTAGATTGAGCATATTTTTTGTATCAATTTTCTAAGATTGTATCAGATTTTAGGATTTTACTTTTATATTTTAGAAAAAAAATATTAATATATGATTGTAATATATATTATAAAATATaatatcatagtgatgtttgttgtttcgtatctatgttttatactaatttttaactcTCGTGACAACACACGGGCACACACCTatatgtacataagttatcgtgttattatacggttccgttgcaacgcacgggcactcacctagttatcTTAAATATGACTTACGTTGCCTTCTCTTGATATCAATATTTGTTTTTTGGTGGCATCATAAGGCATTTTTGTATGGTTTCGAGACATCAGTTTACCATGGGTCTTCTATATATCTGATATATATTTTAATTTTGAGCATGACCTTCTTGGCTTTGGTTACTGAATTATGTACGTATATGACTATTGCAGTGAACTTTCTGGGCATTCTACTTATCTGACACATAATTTAATATTAAACATGACCCTATTGGTCTCTATTATTGGATTATGTACTCATTCAACTGATGTAGCGATCTTTGTTTATTTTGGGATCCACGCTAGTGTAACGACCGATGTACTGTGCATATAAATGCCAACTATTTTCATCCATGTCGTTGCTGCTATATGATTGAAGTACTGCTAAATATTATCACTCATACATTTCTATATTGTCTTTATGGCGACAATTTCTACAGAGTTGCACTTATTTGGCTACCAACTTCTAGAGGTACTGCTTTTCTCTCTATACTTCAGCTAAAAAGTAGTATTTTGTTTCATGAAAAAAATTATAATTATGTACTCTTTACAAGACAAGTCTCTTAAAGAATTTGTGACAATGGATCCATTTTTTGATATGCTATTCTTCATCCCAATCTTTATTCAATTTTGCTTGAACTTTCAAATTAAATTCTAATGAATTATTATTTTTACGATCAGAACAATTTCATTGTATAAAATATGAAATGGTGGTTTCCCTCTTGCACTAAATGCCACGAACACCATCTATTGATTCCACGAGGTACTAATGCTCCGAATGCAACTGGATAGGACACAAAATTAGGTACATTCTACACCTCTATCTCATCATATTTTTTACAATTTTGTACATACTATCGTATAAGATATAAAGTAGGTTTCATCACCTCAGATGAACACACAATACCATGACTCCAGCAAAATACTCCCATATTTTGCTTGAAGATTTACTGACAATTAATATAGAAAAAGCCATGGATTTGGATGTACCCATGTAAGTTTTTCTCCTAACAAAAAACACTTAAATTCCATTTATGGTGCAACTTTCTAACTCACTATTGAATTGTGTTGCAGTTTGCTAAATATATTGCATTTTCAGAAGATGACAATAGTGTGTAAGCATATTTGCATTACCATTTTGTTCATGCATCTCACTGTTATGTGCTTCTACTATATACTCTTATTTGATACCATTCATTTTTCTGTTACAAAAGCGTAAATCAATAGCAAAAGAACTGAAAAATAGATGTTGAATCTTCACATGAGGTATGCTTTATGAACTTAACACAACAAGTTTATGTTCCACCACACTTAACTATTCAATTAAACCACACCACAGAGCACAAATGTTTTACCATCTAATACTCCTTTCCCCCATCACATTAGAAATGCCAACGAAAAGGTTCTTACAACTCTTTTTTTTCACTTTTTAACTTTAAACATTTACTTTACCAATTACCATGACAAATATTGTTCCTTAATACATTCCTCATGAAAGAAATATTGTCACAGACTCAAGCAAATCTCTGGAACACAACTTCCTCATGAAAGAAATATTGTCACAGGCTCAAGAAATATTGTCACAGGCTCAAACAAATTCGATTCTGCAGATCCACTTACATGACAAGATGAAGGTATTTCCTTCGACAATTACAAATCGTCAGGTTCAAAGACACATTAAAAGAAACACAACTTCCTTATCAAAAATGTCTAAACGTATAGTTGATTGGATTTTGTTAATCAAAGCATTATAGTGCCCCTATGTTTTAATACCTACAAACATAATTCTCTAATAGTTGATTATTACATAACTTTGCGTCTCACCGCATGCAAACTGTAATGTCATCGAAAGGATGTTTTTTCTACTAGAGAAGATTAGCTGATTTGCATTGAGAAATAAATTCTTCAGCAAATCGACACCTAGATACAGAAAGAAAGTATATATATAATATTTTAATTGACTAGAAATTTAAAAAGGCTGAGCAGTTACGATAAATTAAAAACAACTTAAGTCTGTGTAACATTAGATTGGGGTAAAAACATTTGTCTTGCAATCTACATCCTTAAATGCAGATATTTTCATTTATACATGTCGCTTCTCTTCCTGCAATTAGTGCATagtttttattattttttatatAACATTAACAATGTGTCTGGAACTTCTTATACCTCATATTTTATGGTACATGCTGCTGAAAGCATCCTCTTCCTGAATCCTCCTCCACGCGGCCTGCCGTTTCCTCGTTACAACTGATAGGTTGCATCAGACAGGACCTATTCACAGCGTATACGCCAACGACATCGTTTCTGTTTTGTTCTCATTTGACTTTGATGATGATGACGAGACGGTTATCATTCCCCTTCTGGTTGAATCGTGTACCATAGTGGCCTGTTTCACTATTCCACTTTCCCTATTTTTGCACTCctatatcttttatttttgtttaTAGGGCCAACAACTTTAGTTTGCTGCTAAATTTCATCTGTGTCTGTTTGGTCGATGGGCAGGTTCGGTGGAGATCGCCGCCGTTGACGTTTCGATCGCCATATTTAACCAAGTCTCCAAGGTCTGCATCTACCCTTTTGGAACTTCTTATACCTCATATTTAAAAGATCCAAAATTTCTTTGTTGTACAGGAACACCATAATCAATGCGAACCGATGCCCGCACATGGATATGAGATGGTAATTTCGTTAACTGTACTTCAAACTGAAGTTGCGGATAGGTTATTGTAATATATGACATATATCTGTTGTACAATGCCCATGCCCTTACAACTATTCTCCTAGAATATTCGCAACAACGGTCTATTCCTTTTGCGTATATATACACCTCAAGGTCCGGTGCTTCCAAGGCAGTAGAATGTTAAAGACAATTATTAAGGTGGTGAACATAATCCAGCTGAAGACATGTTCGACTATTGTCATTTTCACATATTTttataataataatgtttactgttTCGATATTCATCTAACCATGCATATTACTGATCGTGAAATTCAATAATTTAGGTTTGGTTGTCCCTTCTCTACCTAGAAGTATTCTAGAATCAAATTTTACAACGCGCGCAGGGCGCACACCATTCACTAGTATTAATTAATTCAGCCCAGAGCTGCTTCACCACCATAGCCATAGGTCTATGAGAGAGGTGGGACGACACACGGTTGTTGAATCTTCATAGAGCCATAATCGGTTGAGTTCATATTGGGGCATAACAGCTTTGAACTTTGATTTTGATCTTGATCTTTTTTTGGAAAGCTAATAAAATGCTCGACAACATATATCTAAAGTcatgtcagtttgagtagatCTAAAATATTGAGACATTTTCAATTTGTCCAGATCTTTGTTTCTACTTTGGCGGCTTCAATTTTATTTGTGCCTTTGCATTTGGACTTCTACCTTTTGGTGTATTAGACTTCTTAGAATGCCTTATAAGCATTAAACCTTACTTATAATGTAGTATTGCTTAAGGTGTTGATCATTCATGTCATCACTTTGTCTAAGTCCAAGTCCACCTTGCATCTATTTAGACTATACTTGTATACTAGTAAACAATATTAGTCCAAATATAGTCAtgttcactaccggaatcgccgcctttgccgagtgcctgaagcactcggcaaagccttaaaaacactcggcaaaggctttgccgagtgtcgcactcggcaaagaaggctcggcacacagtgcatcggcaaagccttctttgccgagtactttttctcgggcacttggcaaagaggtttgccgagtgccagggagcactcggcaaaaaaaGCAGCCGTTACAgcgacgggtgacggagacggcgtctttgccgagtgtcccgg contains these protein-coding regions:
- the LOC103632041 gene encoding mannosyl-oligosaccharide 1,2-alpha-mannosidase MNS1 — translated: MWETSMEGQLSLTKKTTPSNYYYICEKNGGSLSDKMDELACFAPDMLALGASGYGPEKSEQIMNMAKEDMSVGTSWNILRPETVESLMYLWRLTGNTTYQDWGWDIFQAFEKNFRVEFGYVGLRDVNTGEKDNMMQSFFLAETLKYLYLLFFPPSVISFEDWVFNTEAHPLRIAPVNGNKGIGTPVRPFGRKQGKPE